One window of the Gemmatimonadales bacterium genome contains the following:
- the serA gene encoding phosphoglycerate dehydrogenase has product MPFRILVTDEVDRDGVDLLRAVKEFQVDELPTLSADELLQRIPDYDAIVGRSATRISEALLRRGHRLKVVGRAGVGIDNVALEVATELGIAVINAPAGNTVAVAELWFGSMLTLLRHLTRANQSMHEGRWDRSALLGSELNGRTLGIVGLGRIGGAIATRALAFGMKVLAYDPYIPDERFTALAVTRAPSLDKLCETVDILTVHTPLTPETTGLIGKAQLARLRRGAIVANLARGGIVDDDALRTAIAEGQLSGAVLDVFVAEPVQGHHPWQVMDRVVLTPHIGASTMEAQRNVAVDACEGVRNALLRGDLSRSLNVTMPAGDWVQLRPVVELARRAADVARTLLADRGARAVASITVRRGADLSAAGTTLLSAAALGVLQGIIDESRLNLINARALAASRGMTLGLAEDAAPVHPRAVEVVVVADGQEMRIGGVAPLDAPMRLTQVGPFHVDVAPRETLIVLTNRDVPGVIGHVGTALGNAGVNIAEYHQARLAEGGQALAVISVDGPGGAGLRDTLIALPDVQSASVIRFRTET; this is encoded by the coding sequence ATGCCATTCCGCATCCTAGTCACGGACGAGGTCGATCGCGACGGGGTCGACCTGCTTCGCGCCGTCAAAGAATTTCAGGTCGATGAATTGCCCACCCTTTCTGCCGACGAACTGCTCCAGCGGATCCCGGACTACGATGCGATCGTCGGCCGGAGCGCCACCCGGATTTCCGAGGCCTTGCTTCGTCGCGGCCACCGCCTCAAGGTTGTGGGTCGCGCGGGCGTGGGTATCGACAACGTGGCGCTCGAGGTTGCCACCGAACTCGGGATCGCTGTCATCAATGCCCCAGCGGGTAATACGGTTGCGGTCGCCGAATTGTGGTTCGGGTCGATGCTCACGCTGCTGCGCCACCTGACTCGGGCCAATCAATCGATGCATGAGGGGCGCTGGGACCGGTCGGCGCTCCTCGGGAGCGAGCTCAACGGTCGCACCCTGGGGATCGTCGGGCTCGGCCGGATCGGCGGTGCGATCGCGACTCGGGCGCTGGCCTTTGGTATGAAGGTGCTGGCCTACGACCCCTACATTCCGGACGAGCGGTTCACGGCCCTGGCGGTGACGCGAGCGCCTTCGCTCGACAAACTCTGCGAGACGGTCGATATCCTGACGGTCCATACGCCGCTCACGCCCGAAACGACGGGGCTGATCGGCAAAGCGCAGCTTGCTCGCCTGCGTCGTGGCGCCATCGTCGCGAATCTGGCCCGAGGGGGCATCGTCGATGACGACGCGCTGCGCACGGCGATTGCCGAGGGTCAGCTGAGCGGGGCGGTGCTCGATGTGTTCGTGGCCGAGCCGGTCCAGGGGCACCACCCCTGGCAGGTGATGGACCGGGTGGTCCTGACGCCGCACATCGGCGCCTCGACCATGGAGGCGCAGCGGAACGTGGCGGTCGACGCCTGCGAAGGGGTTCGGAACGCGCTGCTGCGCGGGGACCTTTCCCGGTCCCTCAACGTGACGATGCCTGCAGGCGATTGGGTTCAGTTGCGCCCAGTGGTCGAGTTGGCTCGCCGGGCGGCGGATGTGGCGCGGACGCTGCTGGCCGATCGTGGCGCTCGTGCGGTGGCCTCGATTACCGTGCGGCGCGGGGCCGATCTCAGCGCCGCCGGCACTACGCTGCTCTCGGCCGCAGCGCTTGGTGTGCTGCAGGGAATCATCGACGAATCCCGCCTCAATCTGATCAATGCGCGCGCCCTGGCCGCCTCGCGGGGTATGACCCTCGGCCTGGCCGAGGATGCCGCACCGGTGCATCCGCGCGCGGTCGAGGTTGTCGTGGTGGCGGACGGACAGGAGATGCGGATCGGTGGTGTCGCGCCGCTCGACGCGCCGATGCGCCTCACCCAGGTCGGGCCGTTTCACGTCGACGTAGCACCGCGGGAAACCCTGATCGTGCTGACCAATCGCGACGTGCCTGGCGTCATCGGTCACGTCGGTACCGCGCTCGGCAATGCCGGCGTCAACATTGCCGAGTACCACCAGGCGCGTCTGGCGGAGGGCGGGCAGGCGCTGGCCGTGATATCTGTCGATGGCCCCGGCGGGGCGGGGTTGCGTGATACTTTGATTGCGCTGCCGGACGTGCAGTCGGCCTCGGTCATCCGGTTCCGAACCGAGACGTGA